The DNA region AGTTCCAGTTCGTAATCCAGCCGTTTGCAAGGGCCGAATTCAGGCACTTGCTGACCTGGCGCGAGGGTCTGGCCGTTGGGCCGTTTAATCGGCGTACCGGAGGCGCACAAGGTAGACGCCCGGCCGTGATAGCCGACGGGCACGAACTTGTAGTTAGGCAGCAGCGGATTATCCGGACGGAACAGTTTGCCGACGTTCAGCGCGTGGTGAATGCCAACATAGAAATCGGTGTAGTCGCCGACCCGCGCCGGCATGTGCAACGTGCATTCGTTCATCGGCAGCAGCACGTTCGATACAGCCTGCAAGGCTGCGCGTTGCGGGCTGTCTTCATCGAGCAATTGCAGCAGCGCCGAGCGCAGAATCCGCCGCGTAGCAGCGCCGAGCGCGAAGAAGTCATTGAGTTGATCGCGGCTCGCGACGTCGGCAGCGTGCGCGGCTGGCCCGTGAAAAAAGCCACCTCGCAAAGCCGCGCGCAGATCCACAATCAAATCACCAATCGCCACACCGCCGCACGGCTCGGAGCCCTTGTGGCTGAATACTCCCAGCGGCAGATTCTGTAGCGGAAAATCAGCATGACCGTTGGCTGACGCGACCCAACTACGACGATTCGAAGCGCTGTTCATCAAAACGGTTCCTTGTTGAACGTTCTGGCCATGCCATTCCAGCAGGCATCGTAATCGGCTTGCAGTTGCGGGCAGTCCAGCGCATGCCGACTGGGGCGCAAAACTTTGCCGGTTTCGAACATGAAGGCCATGGTGTTTTCGATTTTGTGGGGTTTCAGGTCCGCAGCGATGGCTTTTTCCGCGGTGACGTTATCCGGGCCATGGGCGCTCATGCAGTTGTGCAGCGACGCGCCGCCTGGCATGAAGCCTTCGGCCTTGGCATCGTAGGCGCCATCGATCAGGCCCATGAACTCGTTCATCTGGTTGCGATGAAACCACGGCGGCCGGAAAGTGTTCTCTGCCACCATCCAGCGCGGCGGGAAGATCACGAAATCGATGTTGGCCTGCCCGTGGAAGACACCTGGCGAGGTCAGCACGGTGAAGATCGACGGGTCCGGGTGATCGTAGCTGACTGTGCCGAGGGTATTGAAACGCCGCAGATCGTATTTGTACGGCACATTGTTGCCATGCCAGCCCACCACGTCGAACGGCGAATGTTCCAGTTGCGTCGCCCACAGTTCGCCGAGGAATTTCTGCACCAGTTGCAGCGGCTCGTCGCGTTCTTCGAACCAGGCCACCGGGGTCAGGAAATCACGCGGGTTGGCCAGCCCGTTGCTGCCGATCGGCCCGAGTTCAGGCAGGCGCAAGGCACAGCCGTGGTTCTCGCAGAGGTAACCGCGTGCGTCGCCATCAAGCAGTTGCACGCTGAATTTCAGACCCCGCGGCAGCACGGCTATTTCCAGTGGCTCGATGTCCAGCAGGCCCAGTTCGGTAATGATCCTCAGCCGCCCTTGCTGCGGCACGATCAGCCATTCGCCATCGGCACTGAAGAATGCGCGCTGCATCGAGGTGTTGGCTGCGTACACGTACACACTGACGCCATCAGCCTGATCCGCCGCCGAGGTGCTGGCCAGAGAAATCAGGCCATCAATGAAGTCGGTGGGTTCGGCCGGCACCTCGAAGGCATTCCAGCGCAGGCGATTGGGGTTGATCGGGCCTTGAGCGCGGCCGACGATCTGCCGGTCCATGCGTTGATAGCGCGGATGGGCTGCGGAGGGCTTGATCCGGT from Pseudomonas syringae includes:
- the hmgA gene encoding homogentisate 1,2-dioxygenase: MAIHSSADVLVYQSGFGNQFSSEALPGALPVGQNSPQRHSLGLYAEQFSGTAFTVTRSEARRSWLYRIKPSAAHPRYQRMDRQIVGRAQGPINPNRLRWNAFEVPAEPTDFIDGLISLASTSAADQADGVSVYVYAANTSMQRAFFSADGEWLIVPQQGRLRIITELGLLDIEPLEIAVLPRGLKFSVQLLDGDARGYLCENHGCALRLPELGPIGSNGLANPRDFLTPVAWFEERDEPLQLVQKFLGELWATQLEHSPFDVVGWHGNNVPYKYDLRRFNTLGTVSYDHPDPSIFTVLTSPGVFHGQANIDFVIFPPRWMVAENTFRPPWFHRNQMNEFMGLIDGAYDAKAEGFMPGGASLHNCMSAHGPDNVTAEKAIAADLKPHKIENTMAFMFETGKVLRPSRHALDCPQLQADYDACWNGMARTFNKEPF